One Candidatus Bathyarchaeia archaeon genomic window, CCTATTCGAAAGGGCCAAGGCCTTGCTGGAATCTATGACCCACGTGGCGAGGGATTTCTCGGAACTGAAATCGATAATCGAGGGCAGGGGCGGGTTCGTGAAGGCCTGCTGGTGCGGCTCACCGGAATGCGAGTCCAAGATCAAGGAGCAGACGGGAGCCACCATAAGGGCCATACCATTTGAGAAGGAGCCCCCCTTCTCGGGTTGCGTATGGTGCGGAAAGGAAGCGAGGGGCCCCGTCTACTTCGCGAGGGCTTACTGAGCTCCAGATCGGGCGATCCTCGGGGCGCGTCGGCGCCGCCGGGAGCTCAAAAAACTAATAAACGACATCGATCAATCCAGACCATCGAGAAGCTGGTCCCCAATGCCGAAGAAACGCAAATCCAGGGGTAGGAGCAAGGGGGGGAAAGGTAGGAGCGAAGTGATCCAGTGCTCGAACTGCGGCATGCTGGTGCCTAGGGATAAGGTCAAGAGGGTTACGACTTGGGTTTCCTTGGTCGACCCAGTTTTGGCGAAGGAACTGCGGAGCAAGGGGGCCTATATATCGAGGCAAAAGGTCATCAAGAATTATTGCGTATCCTGCGCGGTCCACTTCGGCGTTGCGAAGGTTAGGTCGAGGGAGGAGAGGAAGCTTTACCGTTAGCCCCCCTCAAATCGAAATATGCCCTCAGTCCCCTCTGCATGGTCGTGATGAAGGCCAATACCGCCACGAGCGCCAATCCAGCGCTCAACAGGCCCAAGAACGTGGATATGGAGATTATCAATATCCTCTCCGGCCTCTCGGCCAGCCCTATCCCCTTCATGCAAAGGCCCATGGATTCGGCCTTGGCCCTGCTATAGCTGACCAATAGCGAGAAAGCCATCGCGGAGGCCGCCAACGGGGCATCGCATTTGCCCGAGTACAATATCCCGAGGAACACCGCCACCTCTCCCAACCTATCCAAGAACGAATCCAAGAACCCCCCGAGCCGCGAGGTCATTTCCCCAAGCCTCGCCATGGCGCCGTCTAGGGCATCGAACCCCCCTGAGGCTAGGAGCAGGGCCCCCGCTAGGCTCATTG contains:
- a CDS encoding 30S ribosomal protein S26e, with protein sequence MPKKRKSRGRSKGGKGRSEVIQCSNCGMLVPRDKVKRVTTWVSLVDPVLAKELRSKGAYISRQKVIKNYCVSCAVHFGVAKVRSREERKLYR
- a CDS encoding CDP-alcohol phosphatidyltransferase family protein, whose protein sequence is MGSKLLTRLSERFGPLIDRAARAALSLGLTPNAASLLGFSLAILSGLAYGLGRDAESMSLAGALLLASGGFDALDGAMARLGEMTSRLGGFLDSFLDRLGEVAVFLGILYSGKCDAPLAASAMAFSLLVSYSRAKAESMGLCMKGIGLAERPERILIISISTFLGLLSAGLALVAVLAFITTMQRGLRAYFDLRGANGKASSPPST